The region AAAGGTCAGCGATATATTGCATATAAATAACGGGTAATATATAATTTTGTAGGTTTAACTACATCTAAAGAGGAGAAATTACATGAAGACAAAACTATCATTCTCGACTCATGTTGTAATCGGGGTTATGCTATTTGCGTTGTTTTTCGGTGCAGGAAATCTGATTTTTCCGGCAGAGTTGGGTCAGGAATCCGGTACTAATCTTTGGTCGGCAATCATAGGGTTTTTAATAACTGGAACTGGCCTGCCGTTGCTTGGTATCCTGGCCATGAGCTTTTCCGGCAGTAAAAACCTGCAGGAACTTGCCAGCAGGATTAATCCGACCTACGCGATATTTTTTACCGCCTTGCTATATTTGACGATCGGACCATTCTTTGCTGCGCCACGGACAGGTACGGTGGCATATGAAGTCGGCTTCTCGTCATTTTTTAGTGACGGGAATCAGCAAATTGCACTGTTGATATTTACCATTTTATTTTTCGCAATTACATTATTATTTTCATTGAAACCGGCAAAATTGGTTGATAATGTTGGGAAAATTCTTGCTCCGGGGATTGTTATTTTACTTGGTATTTTGCTATTTATGGTTATTGTTAAACCAATGGGCAGCATCCAGGGACCGACAGAGGCATATTCAAATGGCTCATTCGTAGCGGGCTTTTTGGAAGGCTATAATACCATGGACGCACTTGCTTCGTTGGTATTCGCGATTATTGTGATCAACGCCATTCGTTCCATGGGGGTTACATCCAAACAAGGCATTTTACGGGCAACGATCAAATCTGGTATTGTAGCGATTGCTTTACTTTCATTGATTTATATCGGAATTGGCTATTTGGGTGCAACAAGTACAGAGGCATTTGGCTACTTTGATACGGGTGGCCCGGTACTTAGCAGT is a window of Lentibacillus daqui DNA encoding:
- the brnQ gene encoding branched-chain amino acid transport system II carrier protein encodes the protein MKTKLSFSTHVVIGVMLFALFFGAGNLIFPAELGQESGTNLWSAIIGFLITGTGLPLLGILAMSFSGSKNLQELASRINPTYAIFFTALLYLTIGPFFAAPRTGTVAYEVGFSSFFSDGNQQIALLIFTILFFAITLLFSLKPAKLVDNVGKILAPGIVILLGILLFMVIVKPMGSIQGPTEAYSNGSFVAGFLEGYNTMDALASLVFAIIVINAIRSMGVTSKQGILRATIKSGIVAIALLSLIYIGIGYLGATSTEAFGYFDTGGPVLSSAASYYFGALGSVLLAIVITLACLTTSIGLITACAEYFHTLIPKISYKMYVIFFSTLTFVVANFGLANIITFSQPVLMFLYPLAIVLIVLAFLSPLFNHSRIVYISATIVTFLISIFDGLKSLCESLGIDYFGWMKPIVSFYEQSLPMYDQGLGWLIPALVVIAITGIIVRVQKLSTANA